The following coding sequences lie in one Hyphobacterium sp. CCMP332 genomic window:
- the murA gene encoding UDP-N-acetylglucosamine 1-carboxyvinyltransferase: MDAIKVRGGNLLRGEVVISGAKNSALKLMVATLLTDEKLTLKRMPDLADTRFLSGLLTHLGATVERDAASMGLHTERLASAEAPYDLVRKMRASFNVLGPLLARNGEARVSLPGGCAIGARPVDLHLKALEALGATIELADGYVEAKAKKGLIGAQIVFPFVSVGATEHAMLAAVLAKGDTVLENAAREPEIQDIADCLNAMGARVSGAGSSTITIQGVDRLHGAEHAVVPDRIETGTYALAVATAGGDVLLRDAVWKHNTALWDRMSAAGATLSQEIEGVRVKASGERLTATDMETRPYPGFPTDEQAQFMAAMCVADGRSVIRETIFENRFMHAPELMRMGAKIDLRGNEAIVTGVSELRGAPVMATDLRASVSLVIAGLVAAGETTIGRVYHLDRGFENLEAKLAGCGADIERVKE; this comes from the coding sequence ATGGATGCAATAAAGGTGCGCGGCGGCAATCTCTTGCGGGGCGAAGTCGTCATTTCCGGTGCCAAAAATTCGGCGCTGAAGTTGATGGTTGCGACATTGCTGACCGATGAAAAGCTGACCCTGAAGCGTATGCCGGATCTCGCTGATACACGGTTTCTTTCGGGCCTCCTGACTCACCTCGGCGCGACGGTCGAACGCGATGCGGCAAGCATGGGTCTGCACACTGAAAGATTGGCCAGCGCGGAAGCGCCCTATGACCTCGTCCGGAAAATGCGCGCGAGTTTTAATGTCCTCGGACCATTATTGGCCCGGAATGGAGAAGCGCGCGTATCCCTGCCGGGCGGTTGCGCAATTGGTGCGCGGCCTGTCGATCTTCATCTGAAAGCGCTGGAAGCGCTGGGGGCAACGATCGAACTGGCCGATGGTTACGTCGAAGCCAAAGCCAAGAAGGGCTTGATTGGCGCACAAATCGTTTTTCCTTTTGTATCTGTCGGTGCAACCGAACACGCCATGCTCGCGGCCGTTCTGGCGAAGGGCGATACAGTCCTTGAGAATGCGGCCCGGGAGCCGGAAATACAGGATATCGCCGATTGCCTGAATGCCATGGGCGCCAGGGTGTCCGGTGCGGGAAGTTCGACCATCACCATTCAGGGCGTTGATCGCCTGCACGGCGCTGAGCATGCGGTCGTGCCCGATCGCATCGAGACCGGAACTTATGCGCTGGCAGTTGCAACAGCGGGCGGCGATGTGCTGCTGCGAGATGCTGTCTGGAAACACAATACGGCACTTTGGGACCGCATGAGTGCAGCAGGCGCGACGCTAAGCCAGGAGATCGAGGGCGTGCGCGTGAAGGCCAGTGGCGAGCGGCTGACGGCAACGGATATGGAAACCCGGCCATATCCGGGCTTTCCGACTGATGAGCAGGCCCAGTTCATGGCGGCCATGTGCGTGGCTGATGGACGATCTGTGATCCGTGAGACGATTTTTGAAAACCGGTTCATGCACGCACCCGAACTGATGCGTATGGGCGCGAAGATCGACTTGCGTGGCAATGAGGCTATCGTCACCGGCGTTAGCGAACTTCGCGGGGCACCGGTCATGGCAACGGATTTGCGGGCATCGGTGTCGTTGGTCATAGCGGGACTGGTTGCCGCAGGTGAAACCACGATCGGGCGAGTCTATCATCTGGATCGGGGATTCGAGAATCTGGAAGCCAAGCTGG